From Patescibacteria group bacterium, a single genomic window includes:
- the fusA gene encoding elongation factor G, whose product MPREYSLEKTRNIGIIAHIDAGKTTVSERILYYTGKKHKIGEVHEGEAEMDWMEQEKERGITITAAATTCFWKENQINIIDTPGHIDFTVEVQRSLRVLDGGVVVFDGVAGVEPQSETVWHQADKYNVPRIAFINKMDRTGADFYSDLASIHERLTKNAYPAQLPIGAESNFKGIIDLLTMKAIIYKDDMGKEWEETEISDDMKEKSLEFRNKLVEAIVENDDVLMGLYLEGKEIPVDDLKKALRKGTIANAIVPIFVGSALKNKGVQFLLDAVVDYLPSPLDVPPVMGEDPVTEEQIPRGANDDGPFAALAFKVASDPFVGKLTFFRVYSGKIESGSYVMNQTTGRKERISRIIRLHANNREEVKDVYSGDIAAAVGLKDTTTGDTLCDIDNPVILERIVFPEPVIAVAIEPKTKADQDKLGHALASLSEEDPTFRVKTEEETGQTLISGMGELHLEVIVDRMRREFKVEANVGKPLVAYKETIKSTANGEGKFVRQSGGRGQYGHCVLTVEPLETGKGFEFVDKVKGGNIPSEYIPAIEKGMKEAMDNGVLAGYPLVDIRATVTDGSYHEVDSSEAAFKIAGSMGLRDAIKKANPVLLEPIMKVEVITPEDFMGDVIGDLNSKRASIKEMRDRKNIKIIDADVPLAEMFGYATTLRSATQGRASYSMELSHFSEVPKNVANTIIEDSLERK is encoded by the coding sequence ATGCCGAGAGAATATAGTCTGGAGAAAACAAGAAATATTGGGATTATCGCTCATATCGATGCCGGAAAAACTACCGTATCTGAGCGAATTCTTTATTATACGGGTAAAAAACATAAAATTGGTGAGGTCCATGAAGGTGAAGCTGAGATGGATTGGATGGAACAGGAAAAGGAAAGAGGAATCACGATCACGGCAGCAGCAACAACCTGTTTTTGGAAGGAAAATCAAATTAACATTATTGATACCCCAGGTCATATTGATTTTACCGTTGAAGTACAAAGATCGCTGCGCGTACTGGACGGGGGAGTAGTAGTATTCGACGGTGTAGCGGGAGTAGAACCGCAGTCAGAAACAGTTTGGCACCAGGCAGATAAATATAATGTGCCAAGAATTGCTTTTATTAATAAAATGGATCGAACCGGCGCTGACTTTTATTCGGATCTGGCATCAATCCACGAACGTTTGACTAAAAATGCCTATCCGGCCCAATTACCCATTGGCGCCGAATCAAATTTTAAGGGAATCATCGATCTGCTGACAATGAAGGCGATCATTTACAAAGATGATATGGGCAAAGAGTGGGAAGAAACTGAGATTTCTGATGATATGAAAGAAAAGTCTTTGGAGTTCCGAAATAAATTAGTGGAAGCAATAGTTGAAAATGATGATGTATTGATGGGTTTATATCTTGAAGGTAAGGAGATTCCAGTAGATGATTTGAAAAAAGCTTTAAGGAAAGGAACAATTGCCAACGCAATCGTGCCTATTTTTGTCGGATCGGCTTTGAAAAATAAAGGCGTCCAGTTCTTGCTGGATGCGGTTGTAGATTATCTGCCGTCGCCTTTGGATGTGCCACCGGTAATGGGAGAAGATCCGGTTACAGAAGAACAAATACCAAGAGGAGCAAATGATGACGGTCCTTTTGCCGCCCTGGCTTTCAAGGTTGCATCTGATCCGTTTGTCGGCAAGCTGACCTTTTTCCGTGTATATTCCGGTAAAATAGAGTCGGGATCATATGTAATGAATCAAACAACAGGCAGAAAAGAACGTATCAGCCGTATTATCAGACTGCACGCAAATAACAGAGAAGAAGTAAAAGATGTCTATAGCGGTGATATTGCCGCTGCGGTTGGATTAAAAGATACTACAACCGGAGATACATTATGCGATATTGATAACCCTGTGATATTGGAGAGAATTGTATTCCCGGAACCGGTTATTGCTGTAGCGATTGAACCGAAAACCAAAGCTGACCAGGATAAATTGGGTCATGCCTTAGCCAGTCTGTCAGAAGAAGATCCAACATTCCGCGTTAAAACGGAAGAAGAAACCGGCCAGACATTAATATCCGGAATGGGTGAGTTGCATCTGGAGGTTATTGTGGATCGTATGCGCAGAGAGTTTAAAGTGGAAGCAAATGTTGGTAAGCCTTTGGTTGCATACAAGGAAACTATTAAAAGCACTGCTAATGGTGAAGGAAAATTTGTTCGTCAGTCCGGCGGTCGTGGTCAATATGGACATTGCGTACTGACAGTCGAGCCATTAGAAACTGGAAAAGGATTTGAATTTGTTGATAAGGTAAAAGGCGGAAACATCCCTTCTGAATATATCCCAGCGATTGAAAAAGGAATGAAAGAGGCGATGGATAACGGCGTTTTAGCCGGTTACCCGCTTGTTGATATCCGTGCAACTGTTACAGACGGGAGTTATCATGAGGTTGACTCTTCGGAAGCGGCATTTAAAATAGCCGGTTCTATGGGTCTTCGGGATGCGATAAAAAAAGCCAACCCTGTATTGCTGGAGCCGATCATGAAAGTAGAAGTAATTACACCGGAAGATTTTATGGGTGATGTGATCGGAGATTTAAATTCGAAACGGGCCAGTATCAAGGAAATGCGTGATCGGAAGAATATCAAAATTATTGATGCAGACGTGCCTTTAGCTGAAATGTTTGGTTATGCAACTACCTTAAGATCCGCGACACAGGGAAGAGCCAGTTATTCAATGGAATTATCCCATTTTTCCGAAGTACCAAAGAATGTTGCCAACACAATCATTGAAGATTCTTTAGAAAGGAAGTAG
- the rpsG gene encoding 30S ribosomal protein S7: protein MRGKQAPKRVIQPDLKYNSIVIAKFINLIMTRGKKSVAERVLYDCFDIIAEKTKKDPLEIFNLAMKNVSPVVEVKSRRIGGANYQIPIEVKGDRRQALAFRWIIGAAQSRKGKPMREKLAQELMEASENQGTAIKKKEDVHRMADANRAFAHFA from the coding sequence ATGAGAGGCAAGCAAGCACCAAAACGCGTAATCCAACCAGATCTCAAGTATAATAGTATTGTTATTGCTAAATTTATTAATTTGATAATGACCCGCGGTAAAAAATCAGTTGCTGAACGTGTTTTATATGATTGTTTTGATATAATTGCCGAGAAAACAAAAAAAGACCCGCTGGAAATATTTAATCTGGCAATGAAAAATGTTTCTCCGGTAGTTGAGGTCAAATCCCGCAGAATCGGCGGTGCTAATTATCAAATCCCGATCGAAGTAAAAGGGGACAGGCGACAAGCACTGGCATTCCGCTGGATAATCGGTGCAGCACAGTCCCGCAAAGGCAAACCGATGCGAGAAAAACTGGCTCAGGAATTGATGGAAGCATCGGAAAATCAGGGCACTGCCATTAAGAAGAAAGAAGATGTGCACAGAATGGCTGATGCCAATCGAGCTTTTGCCCATTTTGCCTAA
- the rpsL gene encoding 30S ribosomal protein S12 — MPTINQLIRKPRKSHTKKSKTPALGTTLNPIKRKKTELRKGSPFKQGICIKVTTMTPKKPNSALRKIARVRLSNGMEVTAYIPGIGHNLQEHSIVMIRGGRVKDLSGVRYHVVRGVYDTQGVDGRKQGRSMYGAKKEKKTK; from the coding sequence ATGCCGACAATAAACCAGTTAATTAGAAAACCTAGAAAATCACATACCAAGAAGTCAAAAACCCCTGCGTTAGGGACTACTTTGAATCCGATTAAAAGGAAAAAAACAGAATTGCGTAAAGGTTCTCCCTTTAAACAGGGAATATGTATCAAAGTTACTACGATGACGCCAAAGAAACCAAACTCGGCATTACGTAAAATTGCCAGGGTAAGGCTTTCCAACGGAATGGAAGTGACAGCATATATACCGGGAATTGGCCATAATCTTCAGGAACACTCCATCGTCATGATCAGGGGTGGTAGAGTAAAAGACCTTTCCGGTGTCCGGTATCACGTAGTCAGAGGAGTATATGACACTCAGGGTGTAGACGGACGCAAACAGGGACGCAGTATGTATGGAGCAAAAAAAGAGAAGAAAACCAAGTAA
- a CDS encoding site-2 protease family protein: MILNLLFSNPALFLAWILAIIFGITIHEFSHALAATLQGDRTPKYDGRLTLNPLSHLDFIGFIVLLVAGFGWGKPVGFNPNNLKYKKYGPALISLAGPFVNFIAVIFFGIALRVIIINGFLSEDNLLVIFLAALVQINLILGLFNLIPIPPLDGSHLLFAMLKPSADNFKQSLERYGPMILLGLIIFDNFFGFSIFSSLFGGISDWVFNIIGS, from the coding sequence ATGATTTTAAACCTCCTTTTCAGCAATCCCGCCCTCTTTTTAGCTTGGATTTTGGCGATAATCTTCGGCATCACAATTCATGAGTTTTCACATGCTCTTGCGGCAACCCTGCAAGGTGATCGGACCCCTAAATATGATGGTCGATTAACCCTTAATCCTTTGTCGCACCTGGATTTTATCGGGTTTATTGTGTTGCTGGTTGCCGGGTTTGGATGGGGAAAACCGGTAGGATTTAACCCGAATAATCTTAAATACAAGAAATATGGCCCGGCTTTAATTTCACTGGCAGGACCTTTTGTTAACTTTATCGCAGTTATCTTTTTTGGTATCGCATTGAGGGTAATAATAATTAACGGATTCCTGAGTGAAGATAATCTATTGGTAATATTTTTAGCCGCTTTAGTGCAAATCAACCTGATTTTAGGGCTTTTTAACCTGATCCCAATCCCGCCGTTGGATGGCTCTCATTTGCTATTCGCGATGCTGAAACCTTCCGCAGACAATTTTAAACAATCGCTTGAGCGCTATGGGCCAATGATTCTTTTGGGATTAATAATATTTGATAATTTCTTCGGTTTTTCAATATTTTCCTCTCTTTTTGGGGGAATTTCTGATTGGGTTTTCAATATCATCGGATCATAA
- a CDS encoding L28 family ribosomal protein — protein sequence MAKICEICGRGALTAASRSHSNISTKQTRFLNLQNAVYKGKKVRACTRCIKTQSKVKR from the coding sequence ATGGCGAAAATCTGTGAAATCTGTGGAAGAGGCGCGCTCACCGCTGCATCAAGAAGTCATTCCAATATCTCAACGAAACAAACAAGGTTTTTAAATTTACAGAATGCTGTATATAAAGGTAAAAAAGTGAGAGCCTGCACGCGCTGTATAAAAACTCAATCTAAAGTAAAAAGATAG
- a CDS encoding HAD-IC family P-type ATPase, giving the protein MADQKIYNLSVEDALVSLTTTKNGLSNTDAQDRLRDNGLNKLPEEKKASRIFLFLSQFRNSLVYVLLGAALISFFLKDFVDMYVILAAVLVNVVVGYVQEYKANKAMEKLKKVITFYARVRRGNQEKEVKAEELVPGDIVLLKSGDKIPADGRIIFEKDFYTNEASLTGESVSVKKETEAIEKEAVLGEQKNMVFLGTIAAQGTAEIVVKHTGIKTEIGKIASLIKDTVEERTPFQKKMDKFSRLVGSVVPVIAVIIIIIGYFEGIPFIQIFTTAVAIAVSAIPEGLVIAVTAILAIGMQRILKEKALVKKLVAAETLGSTTVICTDKTGTLTMGDMRVSKLVTLNHDLEAEHQNISHWNIKEQAELSYLFQIGTLCNDAVIQNPEDEFSMWKMIGNPTEQALLSIGARLDFYREYLEKDEPRLDEIPFDSDKKYMMTLHKNKNKNKNIIYLKGAPEKIIKMCAKVQSGPLIKPMTEELQQQFEEKFEEMSSKGLRILAFGYLIVPDDIKDLDNDRQVKKYLDQFVFVGFVGIKDPLRPEAKETIKLCKKAGIKIVMITGDHKLTAQAIAKELGLRSNPENIMEGSELAKISPEQLAKRVQYISVYARVTPKDKLQIVDAWQERGEVVAMTGDGVNDAPALKAADIGIALGSGSDVSKETADLVILDDNFKTIVSAVEQGRIIFDNIKKVILYLISDSFSGILLILGSIAVSSFFVDNFPLPLVASQILWINLVTDSFPSIALTMEPGGKEVMEDLPAGKKQNLFTFEMKILTTIISVITGIGNLIFFWYLLDHNWDVMHARTLIFTIFAISTLLYVFSIRSTRRSIFSVNIFSNKSLLLAVGVGFILQLIAVYFGPFQKIMQTVPLNWSDWGVVAIASIVIIILIEATKAYFNRKNRNQTSV; this is encoded by the coding sequence ATGGCTGATCAAAAGATTTACAATTTGTCCGTCGAAGATGCTTTAGTATCACTGACGACAACCAAAAATGGTTTATCAAATACTGATGCTCAAGATCGATTACGTGATAATGGTTTAAATAAACTACCCGAAGAGAAAAAAGCTTCTCGGATATTTTTATTTTTGTCCCAGTTTAGAAATTCACTGGTCTATGTCCTGTTAGGCGCAGCCCTGATTAGTTTTTTCCTGAAAGATTTTGTAGACATGTATGTAATTCTGGCGGCAGTGCTGGTAAATGTTGTTGTCGGGTATGTACAGGAATACAAAGCAAATAAGGCGATGGAAAAACTGAAAAAGGTGATTACATTCTATGCCAGGGTAAGAAGGGGAAACCAGGAAAAGGAGGTTAAAGCGGAAGAGCTGGTGCCCGGTGATATTGTTTTACTTAAATCCGGAGATAAAATCCCCGCAGACGGAAGGATAATATTTGAAAAAGATTTTTATACCAATGAGGCGAGTCTGACCGGCGAATCGGTTTCGGTGAAAAAGGAGACAGAAGCAATAGAAAAAGAGGCAGTGCTGGGTGAGCAGAAAAATATGGTTTTTCTGGGTACGATAGCAGCCCAGGGAACGGCGGAAATAGTAGTCAAGCATACGGGAATAAAAACAGAAATTGGTAAGATTGCATCGCTGATTAAGGATACGGTGGAAGAGCGTACCCCGTTTCAAAAGAAAATGGATAAATTCAGCCGACTGGTCGGTTCGGTTGTACCTGTAATTGCCGTTATCATTATAATTATTGGATACTTTGAAGGCATACCGTTTATTCAGATCTTTACTACAGCGGTAGCAATCGCTGTATCAGCTATCCCTGAGGGTCTGGTGATTGCCGTTACCGCAATACTGGCAATTGGCATGCAGAGAATATTAAAAGAAAAAGCTTTAGTAAAAAAACTGGTGGCCGCCGAAACGCTCGGCTCAACCACAGTTATCTGTACGGATAAAACCGGCACGCTGACCATGGGGGATATGAGGGTTTCCAAATTAGTGACGCTCAATCATGACCTCGAAGCGGAACATCAGAATATCAGTCACTGGAATATTAAAGAACAGGCCGAACTTTCATATTTATTTCAAATTGGAACATTGTGCAACGATGCGGTGATACAAAATCCGGAAGATGAGTTTTCAATGTGGAAGATGATCGGTAATCCGACCGAACAAGCTCTGCTATCGATAGGAGCACGGCTAGATTTTTATCGCGAATATCTGGAAAAGGATGAACCACGCCTGGATGAAATACCTTTTGATTCTGACAAGAAATATATGATGACGTTGCATAAGAACAAGAATAAAAATAAAAACATTATTTATCTTAAAGGCGCTCCGGAAAAAATTATCAAAATGTGCGCTAAAGTCCAGAGTGGTCCGTTAATTAAACCAATGACGGAAGAGTTGCAACAGCAGTTTGAAGAGAAATTTGAGGAGATGAGCAGCAAGGGATTGCGTATCTTAGCGTTTGGTTATCTTATAGTCCCGGATGATATCAAGGACTTGGACAATGACCGGCAGGTTAAAAAATATCTGGACCAGTTTGTGTTTGTGGGCTTTGTCGGAATTAAAGATCCGTTGCGTCCCGAAGCCAAAGAAACGATTAAACTCTGCAAAAAGGCAGGAATTAAAATTGTTATGATCACGGGTGATCATAAACTTACCGCGCAGGCCATTGCGAAAGAGCTGGGTCTGAGAAGCAATCCGGAAAATATTATGGAAGGATCGGAACTGGCAAAAATAAGTCCCGAGCAGCTGGCGAAAAGAGTTCAGTATATTTCGGTATATGCCAGAGTGACACCAAAAGACAAATTGCAGATTGTCGATGCGTGGCAGGAGCGGGGAGAAGTGGTGGCGATGACCGGTGATGGCGTAAACGATGCTCCGGCGCTTAAAGCAGCGGATATTGGAATCGCACTGGGTTCCGGATCTGATGTTTCAAAAGAAACTGCTGATTTGGTAATCCTGGATGATAACTTTAAGACAATTGTTTCAGCCGTAGAGCAGGGGAGAATAATTTTTGATAATATCAAAAAAGTTATTCTCTATCTTATTTCAGATAGTTTTTCGGGGATCTTACTGATTTTAGGATCAATTGCGGTCAGCTCTTTCTTTGTTGATAATTTTCCTCTGCCATTAGTTGCTTCACAGATTCTTTGGATAAATTTAGTGACTGACAGTTTTCCTAGTATTGCTTTAACTATGGAGCCGGGAGGAAAAGAAGTAATGGAGGATCTGCCGGCTGGTAAGAAGCAAAACCTGTTTACTTTTGAGATGAAGATTCTTACGACAATCATCAGTGTCATTACCGGTATCGGCAATCTGATTTTTTTCTGGTACTTGCTGGATCATAACTGGGATGTAATGCATGCGCGCACATTAATATTCACCATATTTGCAATCAGTACATTGCTGTATGTGTTCAGTATCCGATCTACTCGCCGTTCGATATTCAGTGTGAATATTTTTTCGAATAAGTCATTATTGCTTGCCGTGGGAGTCGGGTTTATTTTACAGTTAATCGCCGTTTACTTTGGACCTTTCCAAAAAATTATGCAAACTGTACCGCTAAACTGGTCCGACTGGGGTGTGGTTGCCATTGCCAGTATTGTAATAATCATTCTGATTGAAGCGACAAAAGCTTATTTTAACCGGAAAAACCGGAATCAGACATCGGTTTAG
- a CDS encoding response regulator produces MNENKKVLVVEDEENLRNILCREMIKAGYIAIPAKDGQEGIDLAFKERPDIILLDLLMPKVMGLKVLDKIRKDEWGKNVPVIILTNLDYEEKKRELQDDPNCEYLVKASWRLNDVVKKVKEKID; encoded by the coding sequence ATGAACGAAAATAAAAAAGTGCTTGTGGTTGAAGATGAAGAAAATTTGCGGAATATTTTATGCAGAGAAATGATCAAGGCCGGCTATATTGCAATTCCGGCAAAAGACGGTCAGGAGGGGATTGATCTGGCATTTAAAGAACGCCCGGATATCATACTGCTTGATTTATTAATGCCAAAAGTAATGGGTCTGAAAGTATTGGATAAAATACGTAAAGATGAATGGGGAAAAAATGTTCCTGTCATAATTTTAACTAACCTGGATTATGAAGAGAAAAAGCGCGAGCTGCAAGATGATCCGAACTGTGAATATTTAGTCAAAGCAAGTTGGCGTTTGAATGATGTAGTAAAGAAAGTTAAAGAAAAAATTGATTAA
- a CDS encoding response regulator translates to MPNNFKKILVIEDEESVRKVIVNAVHDLKCEVMEAKDGKQGLDLALSRHPDLIILDLIMPKMAGQQVCKELRADAWGKNAHIIVLTNLDSKTEKDELVNLKVDEYLVKSNHKLEDVVQIVKTIINI, encoded by the coding sequence ATGCCAAATAATTTTAAAAAAATACTCGTCATTGAAGATGAAGAGTCAGTTAGAAAAGTAATTGTAAACGCGGTACATGATTTAAAATGCGAAGTAATGGAAGCCAAAGACGGAAAGCAAGGGCTGGATTTGGCACTCAGTAGACACCCGGATCTGATAATACTTGATTTGATAATGCCAAAGATGGCCGGACAACAAGTATGTAAGGAATTGCGCGCAGATGCATGGGGGAAAAATGCCCATATTATTGTCTTGACTAATCTTGACAGTAAAACTGAAAAAGATGAATTAGTAAATTTAAAAGTTGACGAATATCTGGTCAAATCTAATCATAAGCTAGAAGATGTAGTTCAAATAGTTAAAACCATTATTAATATTTAA
- a CDS encoding response regulator: MTQKTMRIEDDPKESILIVEDDTSLRFALGNKLIAEGYQVFQAQDGKEGLEIALKEHPNLMLVDIVMPIMDGMTMIKKLRKDEWGSGAKAIILTNLSDAEKTAEAIDRGVYDILVKSDWKLEDVVNKIKDELNS, translated from the coding sequence ATGACGCAAAAAACTATGAGAATTGAGGACGATCCAAAAGAAAGCATTCTGATTGTAGAAGATGATACTTCCCTGCGTTTTGCCCTAGGTAATAAGCTAATCGCCGAGGGTTATCAGGTTTTCCAGGCTCAGGACGGTAAAGAAGGTTTAGAGATTGCGCTTAAGGAACATCCGAACCTGATGCTTGTCGATATTGTTATGCCGATAATGGATGGGATGACTATGATCAAGAAGTTAAGGAAAGACGAATGGGGAAGTGGTGCTAAGGCAATAATACTCACAAATTTAAGTGATGCAGAAAAGACGGCAGAAGCAATTGATCGAGGCGTGTATGATATTTTAGTCAAATCTGACTGGAAGTTAGAGGATGTTGTGAATAAAATTAAAGATGAATTAAATTCATAA
- a CDS encoding PAS domain-containing sensor histidine kinase, which yields MKNKNKKIEQEIKQQIDNMYRTIFELSPVATIIIDKSGIIIDVNNRLYDWLGYKPKEIIGSNVRKIPFLTRGSKIEMMKKFVQRMHGKGIKPYDLYFLDKKGNMHIGQVSSAVIRSNEGKIIADLIMVSEVTKQRQVERDLHKFQLAVDGASDHIVITDPDGTIVYVNKAAEHITGFHSKEIIGKKAGAKDLWGGLMPVEYYKKLWNTIKIRKKVFYGEIKNRRKDGKQYTALASISPIFDSKRNIIFYVGIEHDISKEKEIDLAKTEFVSLASHQLRTPLSAINWYSEMLLDGDVGELNKGQREYQMEVYKGSQRMVELVNALLNVSRLELGTFAVDPEKTRIINIAKSVTNEMKPQIEAKKIKFTQKYDETIPEMMLDKKLIRMVIQNILSNAVKYTKKNGTVGISISQKRKKKEILISILDNGMGIPKHQQDKIFTKLFRADNVKEKDTEGTGLGLYIVKSIVDHSGGKTWFESEEKKGTKFYVTLPFEGMKKKKGTKEIS from the coding sequence ATGAAGAACAAAAACAAAAAAATAGAGCAAGAAATAAAGCAACAAATTGATAATATGTATCGGACAATTTTTGAATTATCACCTGTGGCAACAATCATTATTGATAAAAGCGGAATAATAATTGATGTTAACAACAGGCTTTATGACTGGCTAGGCTACAAACCGAAGGAAATAATCGGAAGTAATGTCAGGAAAATACCTTTTTTGACCCGCGGCAGTAAGATCGAGATGATGAAAAAATTTGTTCAAAGAATGCATGGAAAAGGAATAAAACCATACGACCTTTATTTTTTGGATAAAAAAGGCAATATGCATATTGGACAAGTATCTTCCGCAGTAATCCGGAGTAATGAAGGAAAAATTATTGCGGATTTAATCATGGTCTCAGAAGTTACGAAACAGCGCCAGGTGGAGAGAGATTTACATAAATTCCAACTTGCAGTAGATGGTGCTTCAGACCACATTGTAATTACTGATCCCGATGGAACAATTGTCTATGTCAACAAAGCCGCGGAGCATATTACTGGTTTTCATTCAAAAGAAATTATCGGAAAAAAAGCTGGTGCAAAGGATCTGTGGGGTGGATTAATGCCAGTGGAGTATTATAAAAAACTTTGGAATACCATTAAAATTAGAAAGAAAGTATTTTATGGTGAAATAAAAAATAGGAGAAAGGACGGCAAGCAATATACAGCTTTGGCGAGTATTTCGCCGATTTTTGATAGCAAGCGAAACATAATTTTTTATGTTGGTATTGAGCATGATATCAGCAAAGAAAAAGAAATTGACCTGGCAAAAACAGAATTTGTTTCTTTAGCATCACACCAACTGCGTACGCCGCTTTCTGCTATCAATTGGTATTCCGAAATGCTATTGGATGGTGATGTGGGTGAACTCAATAAAGGGCAGAGAGAGTATCAAATGGAAGTATATAAAGGCAGTCAGAGGATGGTGGAACTGGTTAATGCGCTGCTAAATGTCTCCAGACTGGAATTAGGTACTTTTGCTGTTGATCCGGAGAAAACAAGGATTATTAATATTGCTAAAAGTGTGACAAATGAAATGAAACCGCAAATTGAAGCAAAAAAAATAAAATTCACACAGAAATATGATGAAACAATTCCGGAAATGATGTTGGATAAAAAACTGATTCGTATGGTGATTCAGAATATTTTATCGAATGCTGTAAAATATACAAAGAAGAACGGAACAGTCGGTATTAGTATAAGTCAAAAAAGGAAGAAAAAAGAAATACTAATTTCTATTTTGGATAATGGAATGGGAATTCCAAAACACCAGCAGGATAAGATATTCACCAAATTATTCAGAGCAGATAATGTGAAAGAGAAAGATACGGAGGGCACAGGTCTCGGCTTATATATTGTTAAATCAATTGTTGATCATTCCGGCGGCAAAACCTGGTTTGAGTCAGAGGAGAAAAAAGGAACCAAGTTTTATGTCACGCTACCATTTGAAGGAATGAAGAAAAAAAAGGGAACCAAAGAAATAAGTTAA
- a CDS encoding TrpB-like pyridoxal phosphate-dependent enzyme, with translation MEKISLLEKEIPTHYYNILADLPEPPSPPLNPETNEPIGPEMLEPLFPKALIEQEVSREKRIEIPDEVMEIYKKYRATPLYRASRLEKILGTPAKIYYKYEGASLTGSHKLNTALPQAYYNKQEGIKTLTTETGAGQWGMALSLAAKFFDLKCLIFYVRLHYQQKPYRVSFMRMFDAEVLPSPSNQTMVGRKFLAEDPNHPGSLGIAISEAMEKVTDGSIKYSLGSVLNHVLLHQTIIGQEAKLQLEKDDAYPDVIYSCFGGGSNLAGISFPFLEDVLTGKKKVRVVAVEPDTCPSLTKGEYKYDFGDTAKTTPLFKMYSLGADFIPPKIQAGGLRYHGASPLVSHLVDKGYIETISANQTDVMEAAKLFTQTEGILPAPESAHAIKGAIDEAIRCKKEGIKETILINISGHGFLDLGGYEEFLDGKLEVR, from the coding sequence ATGGAAAAAATATCATTGTTGGAAAAGGAAATACCAACCCACTACTATAATATCCTGGCGGATCTTCCTGAACCACCTTCCCCTCCTCTGAACCCGGAGACTAATGAACCGATCGGTCCGGAAATGCTGGAACCATTATTTCCCAAAGCGCTGATAGAACAGGAGGTAAGCCGGGAAAAAAGAATCGAGATTCCTGATGAAGTAATGGAGATATACAAAAAATACCGCGCCACACCGCTTTATCGGGCAAGCAGGCTGGAAAAAATACTGGGAACACCCGCTAAAATCTATTATAAATACGAGGGTGCTTCCCTGACCGGTAGTCATAAGTTGAATACCGCGCTGCCGCAGGCTTATTACAATAAGCAGGAGGGCATCAAAACACTCACAACAGAAACCGGAGCCGGTCAATGGGGAATGGCGCTCTCGCTGGCTGCAAAGTTCTTTGACCTGAAATGCCTAATCTTCTATGTCCGCCTGCATTACCAGCAAAAACCTTACCGAGTCAGTTTTATGAGAATGTTTGACGCGGAAGTATTACCCTCTCCCAGTAATCAAACTATGGTCGGCAGAAAATTCCTGGCAGAAGACCCAAATCACCCCGGCAGTCTCGGCATTGCGATCAGTGAGGCTATGGAAAAGGTTACGGACGGATCAATCAAATATTCTCTGGGTAGTGTATTGAATCATGTACTCCTCCATCAGACAATCATCGGACAGGAGGCAAAACTACAGCTGGAAAAAGACGATGCATACCCCGATGTGATCTACAGCTGTTTCGGCGGAGGAAGTAACTTGGCCGGAATCAGTTTTCCTTTTCTAGAAGATGTGCTAACCGGAAAGAAAAAAGTCAGGGTCGTTGCCGTAGAACCGGATACCTGCCCTTCACTGACCAAAGGAGAATACAAGTATGACTTCGGCGATACTGCAAAAACTACTCCTCTGTTTAAAATGTATTCCTTGGGGGCGGACTTCATACCGCCGAAAATACAGGCGGGCGGTCTGCGATACCACGGTGCCTCACCGCTGGTCAGTCATCTAGTCGACAAGGGGTATATCGAAACGATATCCGCAAATCAAACTGATGTAATGGAAGCAGCTAAACTGTTCACCCAAACCGAAGGCATCCTTCCCGCCCCTGAATCCGCGCACGCGATTAAAGGAGCGATTGATGAAGCAATTCGATGTAAGAAAGAAGGGATTAAAGAAACAATTCTGATCAATATCAGCGGACACGGATTCCTAGATCTAGGAGGATATGAGGAATTCCTGGATGGCAAGCTGGAGGTTAGGTAA